Proteins from a single region of Chryseobacterium scophthalmum:
- a CDS encoding pyocin knob domain-containing protein, translating into MDTKYAFYSTSKGYRVVGGTAAHFLKADGSLDNASYLTQSILNSQLSNYAMLNGTQTFTNINTFAQSPVIPTGTLNGHAVNVGQLNSKLNNYFPKKNTVGTTTDLNDLSLEGIYYGYQWINSPQNGIATVTVKRYSNDWIRQEFDLIGDDAGLTYVRDRHSGTTWTDWKTVANRDWVINQLTSKVNNVDSVTGVGFGSSNEDLPFMQHSTTGAVYLATKEYANDVTINKVNNLENATGIGFGGGNVNNAPYFKHTNNTNINIATQNWVLNNFTTPSFLAQNYALRAGSNATDTWAHTSYGLSINAYIPGKTFNAAGACYLQEATYGSAMGYLNSSGTGAGNPTNDWWFRLKMLHSNASGYYGEIGVKMTGGTNSLRYKRFENGVDGGWVEVWDKQNLTQGNINNWNFAYNGILSDVLNFNNNEGDYTRYYKLDGSSFDRLRIGTGIVDTRVMGNGLDSDGSSTFVPNSGNKALNHKFLPLFHEVSGRGYQSSLILKGWTDSYRAWRITGPADLSNSEEDFFLSQTVSDTGDWFKERKIWTDRHFSQANINSWNYAISNSIQLNVEFTTNTGSGLIIADDYFGGDSGIIDKQLTRFVATKKDEYYFYGSEYGKFDGLNFNCKRRLFGMGREANKNDKLTVEGSVKASKNFKSEEEKPDTIFIPNGRTADLRDEIINDESDYAIRLDPHEYDIDAYTTLQVDDRNRLIHIIGEQVEMGVNFNKLYPKQQIVIYNFDQKGNGMEVQIYGNTRYKIEPRCFLRLYVTKSLRVIAERQQPCDFIWG; encoded by the coding sequence ATGGACACAAAATATGCATTTTATAGCACTTCTAAAGGCTATAGAGTTGTGGGCGGTACTGCCGCCCACTTTTTAAAGGCAGATGGTAGTTTAGATAATGCTAGTTACTTAACGCAGTCTATTTTAAATTCTCAGTTAAGTAATTATGCTATGCTGAATGGAACACAGACTTTTACTAACATCAATACATTTGCTCAAAGTCCTGTAATTCCAACAGGTACATTAAATGGTCATGCTGTAAATGTTGGTCAATTAAACAGTAAATTAAATAATTATTTTCCTAAAAAAAATACAGTAGGGACAACCACTGACCTAAATGATTTATCTTTAGAAGGGATTTATTATGGTTATCAGTGGATAAATTCGCCACAAAACGGTATTGCGACAGTAACGGTAAAAAGATATTCAAATGATTGGATTAGACAAGAATTTGATTTAATAGGAGATGATGCCGGATTAACTTATGTTAGAGACCGCCATAGTGGAACTACTTGGACCGATTGGAAAACTGTGGCAAATAGAGATTGGGTTATAAATCAATTAACTTCTAAAGTAAATAATGTTGATAGTGTTACAGGTGTGGGGTTTGGCTCTAGTAATGAAGATTTACCTTTTATGCAACATTCTACAACAGGTGCAGTTTACCTTGCCACAAAGGAATATGCTAATGATGTTACAATTAATAAAGTTAACAATTTAGAAAATGCTACAGGTATTGGTTTTGGAGGAGGTAATGTTAATAATGCACCATATTTTAAACATACTAATAATACTAATATAAATATTGCCACGCAAAATTGGGTATTAAATAATTTTACAACACCATCATTTTTAGCCCAAAATTATGCTTTACGAGCTGGTTCTAATGCAACAGATACTTGGGCTCATACATCCTATGGTTTAAGTATAAACGCATACATTCCCGGTAAAACATTTAATGCTGCTGGTGCATGTTATTTGCAAGAAGCTACTTATGGTAGTGCAATGGGGTACTTAAACAGTTCAGGAACTGGTGCAGGAAACCCTACAAATGATTGGTGGTTTAGACTTAAAATGCTTCACAGTAATGCGAGTGGTTATTATGGCGAGATTGGTGTGAAAATGACAGGAGGTACTAATTCACTAAGATACAAAAGATTCGAAAATGGTGTTGATGGTGGATGGGTAGAAGTATGGGACAAACAAAATCTTACTCAAGGTAATATTAATAACTGGAATTTTGCTTACAACGGTATTTTATCAGATGTATTAAATTTTAATAATAATGAAGGTGACTATACAAGATACTATAAACTAGACGGTTCATCTTTTGACAGGCTTAGAATAGGTACAGGTATAGTAGATACTAGAGTTATGGGTAATGGGCTTGATTCAGATGGTTCAAGTACATTTGTACCTAATTCCGGAAATAAAGCTTTAAACCATAAATTTTTACCATTATTTCATGAAGTATCGGGTAGAGGATATCAATCTTCATTGATACTTAAAGGATGGACAGATAGTTACAGAGCATGGAGAATAACAGGACCGGCAGATTTAAGCAATAGCGAAGAAGATTTTTTCTTAAGCCAAACAGTGTCTGATACCGGAGATTGGTTTAAAGAAAGAAAGATTTGGACTGACAGACATTTTAGTCAAGCTAATATTAACAGCTGGAACTACGCAATTTCTAATAGTATTCAATTAAATGTTGAATTTACAACTAATACAGGATCAGGTTTAATAATTGCGGATGATTATTTTGGAGGTGATTCAGGTATTATAGATAAGCAACTGACAAGGTTTGTTGCAACAAAAAAAGATGAGTATTATTTTTATGGTTCAGAGTATGGTAAGTTTGATGGCTTAAATTTTAATTGTAAAAGAAGACTCTTCGGAATGGGGAGAGAAGCTAATAAAAACGATAAGTTAACCGTAGAAGGATCTGTAAAAGCCAGTAAAAACTTTAAATCAGAGGAAGAAAAACCAGATACCATATTTATTCCTAATGGAAGAACAGCTGACCTCAGAGACGAAATCATCAACGACGAATCAGATTATGCAATTAGATTAGATCCACACGAATATGATATAGATGCTTATACTACGCTTCAAGTAGACGATAGAAATAGATTGATCCATATTATTGGGGAACAGGTAGAAATGGGGGTTAATTTTAATAAACTTTACCCTAAACAACAGATTGTTATTTATAATTTCGATCAAAAGGGTAACGGTATGGAAGTTCAAATATATGGAAACACCAGATATAAGATTGAACCGCGTTGTTTCCTTAGATTGTATGTAACGAAATCATTAAGAGTCATTGCAGAAAGACAACAACCGTGTGATTTTATTTGGGGATAA
- a CDS encoding phage tail protein: MDIKYAYYRSSVGYKIEGKTDNDILTAGGSTRPINSFWHDGNLNPLDYVPKTRTLTINGTAYDLSANRAFTTPDTITRLKGGASGTLVSGDVTLAAGANMAINQTGSTITLVSTDTTYSAGNGLTLTGTSFSLPVTTSGTGNVVTGITQTANGITVSLGSMPTLADLANYVPLSQKGAANGVASLDASGQVPASQLPSYVDDVLEGYYKTADGKFYKEAAYTNLIAGETGKIYVSLDTNKTYRWTGTTFVYITSGAVDSVNGLTGVVVLNKSHVGLSNVDNTADAAKNVLSATKWAAPRTITLSGVTATVQTIDGTGNVTIPITAVPATLLTGTAAINTTGSAAKLTTPRTIAASGDATWATTFDGSANVTSALTLASTGVAAGTYDQVTVDAKGRVTAGTNIVSSYTTAISGTASIAHNLGTRNVDVAMYDTVTFYKIEGRIKLTDPNKIDIEFDSALPNTVSITVTRKDI; this comes from the coding sequence ATGGACATTAAATACGCTTATTACAGAAGTTCTGTTGGATACAAAATCGAAGGAAAAACAGACAATGACATTTTAACCGCAGGAGGAAGTACAAGACCAATCAACTCTTTTTGGCATGATGGAAATTTAAATCCGTTAGATTATGTGCCAAAAACACGAACTTTAACCATTAACGGTACAGCTTATGATCTGTCAGCAAACAGAGCATTTACAACACCAGATACGATTACCCGTCTGAAAGGTGGTGCATCCGGAACTTTGGTATCCGGTGATGTAACGCTTGCAGCAGGAGCTAATATGGCGATTAACCAAACCGGGAGTACAATTACATTAGTTTCTACAGATACAACCTACAGTGCGGGTAATGGTTTGACATTAACAGGTACTTCATTTTCATTACCGGTTACTACTTCAGGTACAGGAAATGTGGTTACGGGAATTACTCAAACGGCTAACGGAATTACGGTAAGTTTAGGCTCGATGCCGACCTTAGCAGATTTGGCAAATTATGTTCCTTTATCACAAAAAGGAGCGGCGAATGGAGTTGCTTCATTGGATGCATCGGGTCAGGTTCCTGCATCTCAATTGCCATCTTACGTGGATGATGTTTTAGAAGGATATTATAAAACTGCTGACGGAAAATTCTACAAAGAAGCAGCCTATACTAACCTTATCGCCGGAGAAACGGGTAAAATTTATGTATCTCTCGATACTAACAAAACTTACAGATGGACAGGAACAACGTTTGTTTATATTACTTCTGGAGCTGTAGATTCTGTGAATGGATTAACGGGTGTTGTGGTTTTAAATAAATCTCATGTAGGCTTAAGTAATGTTGATAATACTGCAGATGCTGCAAAAAATGTTCTATCCGCTACAAAATGGGCTGCACCACGAACGATTACTCTTTCCGGAGTTACAGCAACGGTACAAACAATTGACGGTACTGGAAATGTAACAATTCCTATTACGGCTGTTCCTGCGACATTACTTACAGGAACTGCAGCAATCAATACAACAGGATCGGCTGCAAAATTGACAACACCCAGAACAATTGCTGCTTCAGGTGACGCTACTTGGGCAACAACTTTTGATGGTTCAGCAAATGTTACCTCAGCATTGACATTAGCTTCAACAGGAGTAGCTGCCGGAACTTATGATCAAGTTACAGTAGATGCTAAAGGTAGAGTAACTGCCGGAACTAATATTGTAAGTTCATACACTACTGCTATCTCCGGAACTGCGAGTATAGCGCACAACTTAGGAACTAGAAATGTAGATGTTGCAATGTATGATACGGTAACGTTTTACAAAATAGAAGGCAGAATAAAATTAACCGACCCGAATAAAATAGATATTGAATTTGATTCTGCTTTACCTAATACTGTATCCATAACAGTAACCCGTAAAGACATTTAA
- a CDS encoding leucine-rich repeat protein: protein MRYTGRIYFTNYERSDKEVADNFTYPAMFFIKNEDGKIIKQIAYSALGEKSESEYGTGDGGSGGANGIVFRAKSEIPTSFVRSFGSEVKIVFSWSSIDSIEGSETGGGTASILKGNTILFNKNIDQGVNEIDITSSILAGDNTITLSITDSYGNNRKLKYDIQTIALALSTTYDKTTINSGPIIFRYVPTGNVEKTIHFKLNGSDLPPVVTSINNKELLYEIPAQSHGVHILEAYMTADLSGEVIESNHVLTDIICVVAGDLTPLVSSANNVVANQYSPASIEYLVYSPSLNYSDVEILIDGVKVSELLVNRSLQKFTYTFTDAGNHMVTLKCGAVTKNTSVIVTAFDIQVEAETLGLELFLSSRNRSNSETNKNEWKYKNLSCTLTDFDFSTNGWIQDPKGSVALKVSGNARVEIPFKIFDNDFKTGGKTLEFEFSTSDIKNSESIIFSCKNGNVGFVGTSNSFSFSSEQDGTSIFFKEEERIRVSVVVTKVADQRLVFVYINGIISSLYQYNALDSFLQQTPQNIIIGSSDCNINLYNIRVYNNNLNADQMLSNFIADMDNLVEKVNIYERNKLYDAFGNLSYDKCLESIPCLTIVGDLPTYKGDKKTIVGEYENAQDPTKSFSYVNASVDVQGTSSQYYPRKNFKIKFNGGFKNGELNSSKYKLRDNSLAEKTFTFKADFMESSGSHNIGLARLAQDSLNQLGFLVPPQLENPNIRTTMDGFPMLIFHRATPDAERIFLGKYNFNNDKSNEATTGFTGGQECWEFLNNTSDNTLFIATDFHSVDGSGKKLWKNDFEGRYPEDNEDTTNLEALHAWIVSCKNDPTKFKAEAKDHFNIQFLLFYYVFTEFFAMVDQRAKNQMFAMYPDTEGNNRWYLIFYDNDTVLGLNNEGHNVYDYWVEAHDQVGSGFVWNGALSELWKLVEVAFDTEITALYQQMRTSGILTYDKCNTYFNTLESDKWAESIFNEDAKYKYIDPLIVAGNGSYLYTAQGSRKSHRNYWLLNRFRYMDGKYDTSTFSSDYITMRLYTPSGTPAVPPNANFLLTAQKDGYTKIKFGSYINRARLRKNVASLVQSPAITFNDTETIIYGASAIKDLGDLSGKYLGTLDVSKAMNLSRLRIGSQISGYSNQNLRNLFIGNNTILEELDVTNCPNLKQSIDLTACTSIKRISAAGTGISSVLLPKGGLLASLILPDTANTLILDNQKFISNSNLTFTASSITTLVIKDCPLINVNNIVSYLKNLSRVRINNLNGSSTSSENFFPLINAKGIDDSGNTTPHSIVEGKWTFTNIYAEDKTFMEANWPDFKFTFSNVATFIQISSAIRKATLLNVFNTNGDGELSFAEARAVINIPADTFNTSVNASRELSYSFDEFRFFTNVETIGDRAFNSNKLESIIFPPNIKKIGSNAFSFTSFSTIVGNFDKIEELGEIPFFGKYFDINLFKNVKIYTTNSFQYMYPRAGKYNLPYITRIFTNMLTNHVNNYIVEELVSNLVDLSGCTSLERMDSFGLTLRPLKGENEVTIILPASINYIENYCMPMYPAAGQLGVTRVIIKVLATTPPILVGTNFVADGIIIDTVEIHVPAASVSAYKTATNWSYFAAKIYPIT, encoded by the coding sequence ATGAGATATACAGGAAGAATTTATTTCACAAATTATGAAAGGTCAGATAAAGAAGTTGCAGATAATTTCACTTATCCCGCCATGTTCTTCATTAAGAATGAAGACGGAAAGATCATTAAACAGATCGCATATTCAGCTTTAGGAGAAAAGTCAGAAAGTGAATATGGAACAGGTGATGGGGGAAGCGGAGGAGCCAATGGAATTGTTTTCCGCGCAAAATCTGAAATACCCACATCGTTCGTAAGATCATTTGGAAGTGAAGTTAAAATAGTTTTTTCGTGGTCATCCATCGACAGCATTGAGGGTAGTGAGACTGGCGGGGGAACTGCGAGTATTTTAAAAGGAAACACGATCCTATTTAATAAAAACATTGACCAGGGAGTCAATGAGATAGATATCACGTCATCTATTTTGGCGGGAGATAATACCATTACTCTTAGTATAACAGACAGTTATGGAAATAACAGGAAATTAAAATATGATATTCAAACAATAGCACTCGCTTTAAGTACTACATACGACAAGACCACTATTAATTCGGGACCAATCATTTTCCGATATGTCCCAACCGGTAATGTCGAGAAGACGATTCATTTCAAATTAAATGGATCAGATCTTCCGCCAGTAGTTACTTCAATTAATAACAAAGAGCTTCTTTATGAGATCCCTGCACAGTCGCACGGAGTTCATATTTTAGAAGCATATATGACTGCTGATTTATCCGGTGAAGTCATCGAAAGTAATCATGTTTTGACGGATATTATCTGCGTTGTGGCAGGGGATTTAACGCCTTTGGTTTCGTCAGCAAATAATGTTGTGGCAAATCAATATTCTCCAGCTTCAATTGAATATCTGGTGTATTCACCATCGTTAAATTATAGCGATGTTGAGATCTTGATCGATGGAGTTAAGGTTTCTGAATTATTGGTGAATAGAAGTTTGCAGAAGTTCACTTATACTTTTACTGATGCAGGGAATCACATGGTGACTTTGAAATGTGGTGCTGTAACGAAAAATACTTCAGTGATTGTTACTGCTTTCGATATTCAGGTAGAAGCGGAAACATTAGGTTTAGAATTGTTTTTATCAAGCCGAAACCGAAGTAATTCTGAAACTAACAAAAACGAATGGAAATACAAAAACTTGTCATGTACGCTTACTGATTTTGATTTCAGCACCAATGGTTGGATTCAAGATCCAAAGGGGTCTGTGGCTTTAAAAGTAAGCGGAAATGCAAGGGTTGAGATTCCTTTCAAAATTTTTGATAACGATTTTAAAACAGGTGGTAAAACATTAGAATTTGAATTTTCCACTTCAGATATAAAAAACAGTGAAAGTATTATTTTTTCATGTAAAAATGGAAATGTCGGATTTGTTGGTACCTCAAATTCGTTCTCGTTCAGTTCTGAGCAGGATGGAACTTCGATCTTTTTCAAAGAAGAAGAAAGGATCCGTGTAAGTGTAGTCGTTACAAAGGTTGCAGACCAAAGATTGGTTTTTGTGTATATCAATGGAATTATTTCCTCTCTATATCAGTATAATGCACTAGACAGCTTTTTACAACAAACTCCTCAAAACATTATCATTGGAAGCAGTGATTGCAATATTAATTTATACAACATTAGAGTTTACAATAATAATCTAAACGCCGATCAGATGTTGTCTAATTTCATTGCTGACATGGATAACCTGGTTGAAAAAGTCAACATTTACGAAAGAAATAAACTGTATGATGCCTTCGGAAATTTATCCTACGATAAATGCTTGGAGTCGATTCCATGTTTAACTATCGTTGGAGATTTGCCAACTTATAAAGGCGATAAAAAAACAATTGTTGGTGAGTATGAAAATGCGCAAGATCCTACAAAATCGTTTTCTTATGTAAATGCGAGTGTTGATGTTCAGGGTACATCATCACAATATTATCCCCGAAAAAACTTTAAAATCAAATTTAATGGAGGTTTTAAAAATGGTGAATTAAATTCTTCAAAATACAAGCTTCGTGATAATTCATTGGCCGAAAAGACTTTTACCTTTAAAGCTGATTTTATGGAATCTTCAGGTTCTCACAACATCGGTCTAGCAAGATTAGCTCAAGATAGTTTAAATCAATTAGGCTTTTTGGTTCCTCCACAATTAGAAAATCCTAATATTAGAACCACAATGGACGGTTTTCCGATGCTTATTTTTCATCGCGCAACACCAGATGCTGAACGTATTTTCTTAGGGAAATATAATTTTAATAATGATAAATCGAATGAAGCAACAACTGGTTTTACAGGTGGTCAGGAATGCTGGGAATTTTTAAACAATACGTCAGATAATACATTATTTATTGCTACAGATTTTCATAGTGTGGATGGTTCAGGAAAGAAGTTGTGGAAAAATGATTTTGAAGGAAGATATCCGGAAGATAATGAAGATACCACCAATCTCGAAGCCTTGCATGCTTGGATCGTGAGTTGCAAAAATGATCCTACAAAATTCAAAGCTGAAGCTAAAGATCATTTTAATATTCAATTTTTACTGTTTTATTATGTATTCACTGAGTTTTTCGCAATGGTCGATCAGCGCGCTAAAAACCAGATGTTTGCAATGTATCCGGACACTGAAGGAAACAATCGTTGGTATCTTATTTTTTATGATAATGACACGGTTTTAGGTCTTAATAATGAAGGTCACAATGTGTATGATTATTGGGTAGAGGCGCACGATCAGGTTGGTAGTGGGTTCGTTTGGAACGGTGCCTTATCGGAGCTTTGGAAATTGGTTGAAGTTGCATTTGATACTGAAATCACCGCATTGTATCAACAAATGAGAACTTCAGGAATTCTAACGTATGATAAGTGCAATACGTATTTTAACACATTAGAATCTGACAAATGGGCGGAAAGCATTTTCAATGAAGATGCGAAATATAAATATATAGATCCTTTGATTGTTGCTGGGAACGGAAGTTACTTATACACCGCACAAGGCTCAAGAAAATCACACAGGAATTATTGGTTATTAAATAGATTCAGATATATGGATGGAAAGTATGACACATCTACTTTCTCTTCTGATTATATCACGATGAGACTTTATACACCTTCGGGAACGCCTGCAGTTCCTCCAAATGCTAATTTTTTATTAACGGCTCAGAAAGACGGGTATACGAAAATTAAGTTTGGTTCTTACATCAATAGGGCAAGATTGCGAAAAAATGTTGCCTCCTTAGTTCAATCTCCGGCTATTACTTTTAACGATACAGAAACTATTATTTACGGTGCATCTGCAATTAAAGATCTAGGAGATTTGTCAGGAAAGTATCTTGGTACTTTAGATGTTTCAAAAGCGATGAATTTGTCGAGGCTTCGAATTGGAAGTCAAATTTCTGGTTATTCAAATCAAAATTTGAGAAACTTGTTTATTGGTAATAATACAATTTTGGAAGAATTGGATGTAACGAATTGTCCAAATCTAAAACAGTCAATAGATCTTACAGCTTGTACAAGTATTAAAAGAATTTCTGCTGCAGGAACAGGAATATCGTCGGTATTATTGCCAAAAGGTGGTTTACTTGCTTCTTTGATTCTTCCTGATACTGCAAATACTTTAATATTAGATAATCAGAAATTTATCAGCAATTCTAATTTAACTTTTACGGCAAGTTCTATAACAACTCTTGTAATTAAAGATTGTCCTTTAATTAATGTTAATAATATTGTTTCATATCTAAAAAATTTGAGCAGAGTGAGAATCAACAATCTAAATGGAAGCAGTACTTCTAGTGAAAATTTCTTTCCACTTATAAATGCTAAAGGAATAGATGATTCGGGTAATACAACCCCACATTCAATTGTTGAAGGAAAATGGACTTTTACAAACATTTATGCAGAAGATAAAACTTTTATGGAAGCTAATTGGCCGGACTTTAAATTTACATTTTCAAATGTTGCTACTTTCATTCAAATTTCGAGTGCGATTAGGAAAGCTACATTATTAAATGTCTTTAATACCAACGGTGATGGAGAACTCAGTTTTGCGGAAGCAAGAGCTGTTATCAATATTCCTGCTGACACTTTCAACACATCCGTTAATGCCTCGAGAGAGCTTTCTTACAGTTTTGATGAGTTTAGATTTTTCACGAATGTGGAGACAATTGGAGATAGAGCATTCAATTCAAATAAATTGGAAAGTATTATTTTTCCTCCCAATATAAAGAAGATAGGTTCCAATGCTTTTAGCTTCACTTCTTTTTCTACTATCGTAGGAAATTTTGATAAGATAGAGGAGCTTGGCGAAATTCCATTTTTTGGAAAATACTTCGATATTAATTTATTTAAGAATGTTAAGATTTATACAACAAATTCATTTCAGTACATGTATCCGAGAGCGGGGAAATATAACCTTCCTTATATCACGAGAATTTTCACGAATATGCTTACTAATCATGTAAATAATTATATTGTTGAAGAGCTTGTTTCCAATCTTGTTGATTTATCTGGGTGTACGAGTTTAGAAAGAATGGATTCGTTCGGTTTAACTTTAAGGCCTCTTAAGGGAGAAAATGAAGTTACTATTATTCTTCCGGCTTCAATAAACTACATAGAAAACTACTGCATGCCTATGTACCCGGCTGCAGGCCAATTAGGCGTTACAAGAGTAATAATTAAAGTATTGGCAACGACACCTCCTATTTTGGTTGGAACTAACTTTGTTGCTGACGGAATAATAATAGATACAGTAGAAATTCATGTACCCGCAGCAAGTGTTTCTGCTTATAAAACTGCAACCAATTGGAGCTATTTTGCCGCAAAAATTTATCCAATAACTTAA
- a CDS encoding lysozyme — MKTSQKGINLILSFEGFSSKPYLDSAGIPTIGYGNTYYPGGKKVTMKDPSISKEKGAELFSSVLPTYEKIVKNKIKIMLTQNQFDALVSHTYNTGGSDTLFSLINKKANSEIIKDWFTSRYTTAGGKTLNGLIRRRKAEADLFFAK, encoded by the coding sequence ATGAAAACATCACAAAAAGGAATCAATCTGATTTTATCATTTGAAGGATTCAGTTCCAAACCTTATCTGGATTCAGCAGGAATCCCGACAATTGGCTATGGAAATACGTATTATCCGGGTGGAAAAAAAGTAACCATGAAAGATCCTTCCATCAGCAAAGAAAAAGGAGCAGAATTATTTTCATCTGTTTTACCAACGTATGAAAAAATAGTGAAGAATAAAATTAAAATTATGCTTACACAAAATCAATTTGATGCTTTAGTATCGCATACTTACAATACGGGAGGTTCTGATACTTTATTTTCTTTAATCAATAAAAAAGCAAATTCTGAAATCATTAAAGATTGGTTTACTTCGAGATATACTACCGCCGGAGGAAAGACTTTAAACGGTTTGATCCGAAGAAGAAAAGCTGAAGCGGATTTGTTTTTTGCAAAATAG